A genomic window from Micromonospora violae includes:
- a CDS encoding DUF6297 family protein, protein MTAGPATVADTLAGVPTARQVRTHLRRARSRHHDHSLGDVLGDAYVMVLFVGMYGWFAISASRNLLDSPTVGRAEPGVRWWLAVAALLAGAGLAWRGLRALGPLLVTPATQSWAVSGPIDRRAWLAPRFVLLLVGAAAGTAALAVAVAALGGVSDPTALGWAAAAGAGWGAAALALSVVAQSSRSGRRWPTVVGAVPMAAAAVITAVVVLVGRFGDGLPRPATTPTIALVALAVPLAVLGTIRAVRALPGVDRATLTTGAQFANAAATATILLDPSLLAGLVESRRWRRIGRVRSRRFRPGPGWWALLQADVRRLRRHPSAVLIWAALIGVQYAAALALPGLAGAAQVVFAYLAADRLTGGLRAVSRSPGLRRALGGSDNLLRGIHVVVPAVGAGLWWLLTLPTVDPGPAWLAPTLALGVVAAAFRAGTRPPIDYGGATVNTPFGMIPVDLLRQGSRGPALIAVLVLVQLFLG, encoded by the coding sequence GTGACCGCCGGGCCGGCCACGGTCGCCGACACGCTGGCCGGGGTGCCCACCGCCCGCCAGGTGCGGACACATCTGCGCCGGGCCCGCAGCCGGCACCACGACCATTCCCTCGGTGACGTGCTGGGCGACGCGTACGTCATGGTCCTGTTCGTGGGCATGTACGGCTGGTTCGCGATCAGCGCCAGCCGTAACCTGCTGGACTCCCCCACGGTGGGGCGGGCCGAGCCGGGTGTGCGGTGGTGGTTGGCCGTCGCCGCGCTGCTGGCCGGCGCGGGGCTCGCCTGGCGGGGCCTGCGGGCGCTCGGCCCGCTGCTGGTCACCCCGGCCACGCAGAGCTGGGCGGTCAGCGGGCCGATCGACCGGCGGGCCTGGCTGGCGCCGCGCTTCGTCCTGCTGCTGGTGGGCGCGGCGGCCGGCACCGCGGCGCTCGCGGTGGCCGTGGCGGCGCTCGGTGGAGTCAGCGACCCGACGGCCCTGGGTTGGGCGGCGGCGGCCGGAGCGGGGTGGGGTGCGGCCGCGTTGGCGCTCAGCGTCGTCGCCCAGAGCAGCCGGTCGGGGCGACGCTGGCCGACAGTCGTCGGGGCGGTGCCGATGGCGGCGGCGGCCGTGATCACCGCAGTGGTCGTGCTCGTCGGTCGCTTCGGCGACGGGCTGCCCCGGCCGGCGACGACGCCGACCATCGCGCTGGTCGCCCTCGCCGTGCCGCTCGCCGTCCTGGGCACGATCCGCGCGGTACGCGCGCTGCCCGGCGTCGACCGGGCCACCCTGACCACCGGCGCGCAGTTCGCCAACGCCGCCGCAACGGCCACGATCCTGCTGGATCCGAGTCTGCTCGCCGGTCTGGTGGAGAGCCGCCGCTGGCGTCGGATCGGCCGGGTCCGCAGTCGCCGCTTCCGGCCCGGCCCCGGCTGGTGGGCGCTGTTGCAGGCCGACGTACGCCGGTTGCGCCGGCACCCGAGCGCCGTGCTGATCTGGGCGGCGCTGATCGGGGTGCAGTACGCTGCCGCGCTCGCCCTGCCCGGGTTGGCCGGCGCCGCGCAGGTGGTGTTCGCGTACCTCGCCGCCGACCGGCTGACCGGCGGTCTGCGGGCGGTCAGCCGCTCACCCGGTCTGCGCCGGGCGCTCGGCGGCAGCGACAACCTGCTGCGCGGGATCCACGTGGTGGTGCCGGCTGTCGGCGCGGGCCTGTGGTGGTTGCTGACCCTGCCGACCGTCGACCCGGGGCCGGCGTGGCTGGCGCCGACCCTGGCGCTCGGGGTGGTGGCCGCCGCGTTCCGGGCCGGCACCCGCCCGCCGATCGACTACGGCGGCGCGACGGTGAACACGCCGTTCGGGATGATCCCGGTCGACCTGCTGCGGCAGGGTTCACGCGGGCCGGCGCTGATCGCCGTGCTGGTCCTCGTCCAGCTGTTCCTGGGCTGA
- a CDS encoding ATP-binding cassette domain-containing protein, whose translation MRVTLRLRALVAVPGTGPVTFDVPAGTLAALVAPPRFGTAVARVLAGLAPPVTGRVLVGDRDVTGLPPPRRQIGYVPAGGALLPQLTVRRNIEYGQRKRERVHEVANDWTATVVDRLELALSLALLPHQISAAQRFRVALARAAACLPEVLVVDLPAGSAGDSRLGDLMPRLSPPDAPGVAVLVCTADPATLAEIPVRHELVTEPSEASR comes from the coding sequence GTGAGGGTCACGTTACGGCTACGCGCACTGGTCGCCGTCCCCGGCACCGGGCCGGTGACCTTCGACGTTCCCGCCGGCACACTCGCCGCCCTGGTGGCGCCGCCCCGGTTCGGCACGGCGGTCGCCCGGGTGCTGGCCGGGCTGGCCCCGCCGGTGACCGGTCGCGTCCTCGTCGGTGACCGGGACGTCACCGGCCTGCCGCCGCCGCGCCGGCAGATCGGCTACGTGCCCGCCGGTGGCGCGCTGCTGCCGCAGCTCACCGTGCGGCGCAACATCGAGTACGGCCAGCGCAAACGCGAACGGGTGCACGAGGTGGCGAACGACTGGACGGCCACCGTGGTCGACCGACTCGAGTTGGCGCTCTCCCTCGCCCTGCTGCCGCACCAGATCTCCGCCGCCCAGCGGTTCCGGGTGGCGCTCGCCCGGGCGGCGGCCTGCCTGCCCGAGGTGCTGGTGGTGGACCTGCCGGCCGGATCGGCCGGCGACAGCCGCCTCGGTGACCTGATGCCTCGACTCTCCCCACCGGACGCTCCCGGCGTGGCGGTGCTGGTCTGCACCGCCGACCCGGCCACCCTGGCCGAGATTCCGGTGCGACACGAGTTGGTCACCGAGCCGAGCGAGGCGAGTCGATGA
- a CDS encoding extracellular catalytic domain type 2 short-chain-length polyhydroxyalkanoate depolymerase — MPTPLKAATTLAAVLLLILTAAAPAQAANPATKPPVSGSLGTYNVTGVYVAGVSSGGYMATQLHVAYSSRIRGAAVFAAGPYYCSQNTVAQALYGCGDNRYPTNVGALQAYTRTWATYGWVDPVGNLSGDPVYVFHGGNDTTVKKSVTDDLVRYYQHFGASVQYDSGSAAGHSWVTPYGTLGCAATASPYLNDCGIDPQNALLRKLLGGVNAPNTGALGGSLIRFSQNTFAVNGWANGLSMDANGYAYVPSACAAGQSCRLLVALHGCVQSAATVGTAFVDRANLNQYADTNNLIILYPQASTSLSNPNGCWDWWGYLGATNFPIKGGAQVETIMNMVRRLDG; from the coding sequence ATGCCCACACCGCTGAAAGCCGCCACCACCCTCGCGGCCGTGCTCCTGCTGATCCTGACCGCCGCGGCTCCCGCCCAGGCCGCCAACCCCGCCACCAAACCCCCGGTCTCCGGGTCGCTGGGCACCTACAACGTCACCGGCGTCTACGTCGCCGGGGTCTCCTCCGGTGGCTACATGGCCACGCAGCTGCATGTCGCCTACTCGTCGCGGATCCGAGGGGCGGCCGTCTTCGCCGCCGGGCCGTACTACTGCTCCCAGAACACCGTCGCCCAGGCCCTCTACGGCTGCGGCGACAACCGGTACCCGACCAACGTGGGCGCCCTGCAGGCGTACACCCGGACCTGGGCGACGTACGGCTGGGTCGACCCGGTCGGCAACCTGTCCGGCGATCCGGTGTACGTGTTCCACGGCGGCAACGACACCACGGTCAAGAAGTCCGTCACCGACGACCTGGTCCGGTACTACCAGCACTTCGGGGCCAGCGTGCAGTACGACAGCGGCTCCGCCGCCGGTCACTCCTGGGTCACCCCGTACGGCACGCTCGGGTGCGCGGCGACTGCGTCGCCGTACCTCAACGACTGCGGCATCGACCCGCAGAACGCCCTCCTGCGCAAGCTGCTCGGCGGGGTCAACGCCCCGAACACCGGGGCACTTGGCGGCTCGCTCATCCGATTCAGCCAGAACACGTTCGCGGTCAACGGCTGGGCCAACGGGTTGAGCATGGACGCCAACGGCTACGCGTACGTCCCGTCGGCCTGCGCGGCCGGCCAGTCGTGTCGCCTGCTGGTCGCCCTGCACGGCTGCGTGCAGTCCGCCGCTACGGTGGGCACGGCGTTCGTCGACCGGGCCAACCTCAACCAGTACGCCGACACCAACAATCTGATCATCCTGTATCCGCAGGCCAGCACCTCCCTGAGCAACCCGAACGGCTGCTGGGACTGGTGGGGCTACCTCGGCGCGACCAACTTCCCGATCAAGGGCGGCGCGCAGGTCGAAACCATCATGAACATGGTCCGGCGGCTGGACGGCTGA
- a CDS encoding helix-turn-helix transcriptional regulator, whose product MRASRLVSLLLLLQSHGRMTAAQLAERLTVSPRTIYRDVESLHAAGIPLYGEAGHAGGYQLVDGWRTRLTGLTAEEADRLFLAGLPGPADELGYGDVVAALQLKLHAALPAPLRDRATRLQQRFHLDTPGWYADGDASPELARTAEAVWRQHRVEVRYRSWNGEVTRVLEPYGLVLKGGRWYVVADQPGRGAPATYRVNQILALTPLAQEFDRPADFDLPSWWRAHVVRFRARLHRDEAHVRLSPAGRERLREVASDPVVTAMDASAGAPDARGWVTAVLPIESLTHAHGELLRLGADVEVLAPTALRERLAATAAGLAALYSPT is encoded by the coding sequence GTGCGGGCCTCTCGACTTGTCTCCCTCCTGTTACTGCTCCAGTCGCACGGCCGGATGACCGCCGCGCAGCTCGCCGAGCGGCTGACCGTCTCTCCCCGCACCATCTACCGGGACGTCGAGTCGCTGCACGCCGCCGGCATCCCGCTCTACGGAGAGGCCGGGCACGCCGGTGGCTATCAGCTTGTCGACGGCTGGCGGACCCGGCTGACCGGGCTGACCGCCGAGGAGGCCGACCGGCTGTTCCTCGCCGGGCTGCCCGGCCCCGCCGACGAGTTGGGGTACGGCGACGTGGTGGCGGCGCTGCAACTCAAGCTGCACGCCGCGCTCCCCGCGCCGCTGCGCGACCGGGCGACCCGACTGCAACAACGCTTCCACCTGGACACTCCCGGGTGGTACGCCGACGGCGACGCCTCCCCCGAGCTGGCCCGCACGGCCGAGGCGGTGTGGCGGCAGCACCGCGTCGAGGTGCGCTACCGCAGCTGGAACGGCGAGGTGACCCGCGTTCTGGAGCCGTACGGCCTGGTGCTCAAGGGGGGCCGTTGGTATGTGGTGGCCGACCAGCCCGGCCGTGGCGCGCCGGCGACGTACCGGGTCAACCAGATCCTCGCGCTGACACCGCTGGCGCAGGAGTTCGACCGCCCCGCCGACTTCGACCTGCCGTCCTGGTGGCGGGCGCACGTGGTGCGGTTCCGGGCCCGGCTGCACCGCGACGAGGCCCACGTCCGGCTCTCGCCGGCCGGGCGGGAGCGGCTGCGCGAGGTTGCCAGCGACCCGGTGGTGACCGCGATGGACGCCAGCGCCGGGGCACCGGACGCGCGGGGCTGGGTGACCGCGGTGCTGCCGATCGAGTCGCTCACCCACGCTCACGGTGAGCTGCTGCGCCTCGGCGCCGACGTCGAGGTGCTCGCCCCGACGGCGCTGCGGGAACGGCTGGCCGCCACGGCTGCCGGGCTCGCCGCGCTCTACTCCCCCACCTGA
- a CDS encoding extracellular solute-binding protein codes for MRPALRASRRTLLRATAAGATALAAGCSGGSRSVQVAVVWSTSELDRFRDVVRGYSPNVQVVSAGNDIDAFLRARHLAGTSPDVAILPRPGLVTEYAQRGWLSPVRGSTEYAVPAGLGELLTAEGQRYGVWVKAAHKSLVWHLPSMLPVQPANWDALVRRTQELGALARRDGGPAPLAIGAADGWVLTDWFENVLADVAPESYNTLARPDADWQSRPVRDALDRLAGLWSIKGAFVGGGRRALLTQYEESVIQVVHTKRAVMLVGADFTADVADPFQRGPEAPVTFRFPGAEPGGGPLIVGGDAAVAFADARGGVELVEWLTRADSFQPWLRAGGYLSPNTNVTIDSYRDAVGQRLAEEMRTPRTLRFDLSDQLPGAFTGSDGVGIWRIMQGFFADVTDGVRASEAIRRATGLLATAARSAGGGR; via the coding sequence ATGAGGCCGGCGCTGCGGGCGAGTCGTCGTACGCTGCTGCGGGCCACCGCCGCGGGTGCCACCGCGCTGGCCGCCGGCTGCTCCGGCGGGTCCCGGTCGGTGCAGGTCGCGGTGGTGTGGAGCACCAGCGAGCTGGACCGGTTCCGGGACGTCGTCCGCGGCTACTCCCCCAACGTGCAGGTGGTCAGCGCCGGCAACGACATCGACGCGTTCCTGCGCGCCCGACACCTCGCCGGCACCAGCCCGGACGTGGCGATCCTGCCCCGCCCCGGCCTGGTCACCGAGTACGCCCAGCGCGGCTGGCTGAGCCCGGTGCGCGGGTCCACCGAGTACGCCGTACCCGCCGGGCTGGGCGAACTGCTGACCGCCGAGGGTCAGCGCTACGGCGTCTGGGTCAAGGCGGCGCACAAGTCGCTGGTCTGGCACCTGCCCTCGATGCTGCCGGTCCAGCCCGCCAACTGGGACGCGCTGGTCCGGCGTACGCAGGAGTTGGGCGCGCTCGCCCGGCGCGACGGCGGGCCGGCGCCGCTGGCCATCGGCGCCGCCGACGGCTGGGTGCTGACCGACTGGTTCGAGAACGTCCTGGCCGACGTGGCACCGGAGAGCTACAACACCCTGGCCCGACCGGACGCGGACTGGCAGAGCAGACCGGTGCGCGACGCACTGGACCGGCTCGCCGGGCTCTGGAGCATCAAGGGGGCGTTCGTCGGCGGCGGCCGTCGCGCCCTGCTCACCCAGTACGAGGAGTCGGTGATCCAGGTGGTGCACACGAAGCGGGCGGTGATGCTGGTCGGGGCCGACTTCACCGCCGACGTCGCCGACCCGTTCCAGCGCGGCCCGGAAGCGCCGGTCACGTTCCGGTTCCCGGGTGCCGAGCCGGGCGGCGGCCCACTGATCGTCGGCGGGGACGCGGCCGTGGCGTTCGCCGACGCCCGGGGCGGGGTCGAGCTGGTCGAGTGGCTCACCAGGGCCGACTCGTTCCAGCCGTGGCTGCGCGCCGGCGGCTACCTCTCACCCAACACCAACGTCACGATCGACAGCTACCGGGACGCGGTCGGCCAGCGGCTCGCCGAGGAGATGCGGACGCCCCGCACGCTGCGTTTCGACCTCTCCGACCAGTTGCCCGGCGCGTTCACCGGTTCGGACGGGGTCGGCATCTGGCGGATCATGCAGGGGTTCTTCGCCGACGTCACCGACGGGGTCCGCGCCAGCGAGGCGATTCGCCGGGCCACCGGCCTGCTCGCCACCGCGGCCCGCAGCGCGGGGGGCGGCCGATGA
- a CDS encoding FAD-binding oxidoreductase: MNPNDPAHHTGITKEAATQLAAQTSGPVLLPGGEGYDVECASYNLAIPQQPALVVGATNAADVQAAVRFAADQGMPVAVLATGHSALPSAGALLITTRRMDGVVIDAEARTARIEAGVRWQQVVDAAAKHELAPLNGAAPSVGAVSYTLGGGLSPIGRTFGFAADHVHLIELVTADGELRTVTATDEPELFWALRGGKGNFGVVTALEFALFPVSRIYGGGLFFPAERAADVLTAWGRWTADVPDEMTSSVALLQLPPLPEVPEPLRGRLVAHIRIAYVGAAEDGERLIAPLRAIAPTLIDSVTEMPYSAVGSIHADPPTPIPFVDRSALLREFTPELVDTIIAQAGPDTGSPLTVLEIRHLGGALDRRPEPTNAIDLRDAAFTFYAVAIGGPDQAEAFHGHLTRLLQAIAPWSTGGRFVNFLGASDATADGVAATYPAQTYERLAAVKRSYDPTNIFRVNHNIAPGRGE; encoded by the coding sequence ATGAACCCCAACGATCCAGCCCACCACACCGGGATCACCAAGGAGGCCGCAACACAGCTCGCGGCCCAGACCAGCGGACCGGTGCTCCTCCCCGGCGGCGAGGGGTACGACGTCGAGTGCGCGTCGTACAACCTCGCCATTCCGCAGCAGCCGGCACTCGTGGTCGGCGCCACCAACGCCGCCGACGTCCAGGCAGCCGTCCGCTTCGCCGCCGACCAGGGCATGCCGGTGGCGGTGCTCGCCACCGGGCACTCCGCGCTCCCGTCGGCCGGAGCGCTGCTGATCACCACCCGGCGGATGGACGGGGTCGTCATCGACGCCGAGGCGCGAACCGCCCGGATCGAGGCCGGCGTGCGGTGGCAGCAGGTCGTCGACGCGGCGGCCAAACACGAGCTGGCACCCCTCAACGGGGCGGCGCCGAGCGTCGGCGCGGTCAGCTACACGCTCGGCGGCGGGTTGAGCCCGATCGGCCGCACCTTCGGTTTCGCCGCCGACCACGTACACCTGATCGAGCTTGTCACCGCGGACGGCGAGCTGCGCACCGTGACCGCGACCGACGAGCCGGAGCTGTTCTGGGCGCTGCGCGGCGGCAAGGGCAACTTCGGCGTGGTCACCGCGCTGGAGTTCGCCCTCTTCCCGGTCAGCCGGATCTACGGCGGCGGCCTCTTCTTCCCGGCTGAGCGGGCGGCCGACGTGCTCACGGCGTGGGGACGATGGACGGCCGACGTCCCCGACGAGATGACGTCGTCGGTCGCGTTGCTGCAACTGCCACCGCTCCCCGAGGTGCCCGAACCGCTGCGCGGCCGGCTGGTGGCGCACATCCGGATCGCCTACGTCGGCGCGGCAGAGGACGGCGAACGGCTGATCGCCCCGCTCCGCGCGATCGCCCCGACGCTGATCGACTCGGTGACCGAGATGCCGTACAGCGCGGTCGGCTCGATCCACGCCGACCCGCCCACCCCGATCCCGTTCGTGGACCGCTCGGCACTGCTGCGGGAGTTCACCCCGGAACTGGTCGACACGATCATCGCCCAGGCCGGCCCCGACACGGGCAGCCCGCTGACCGTCCTGGAGATCCGGCACCTGGGCGGGGCACTCGACCGCCGCCCGGAGCCGACGAACGCGATCGACCTGCGGGACGCCGCCTTCACCTTCTACGCGGTCGCGATCGGTGGGCCGGATCAGGCCGAGGCGTTCCACGGTCACCTGACCCGACTGTTGCAGGCCATCGCGCCGTGGAGCACCGGCGGGCGGTTCGTGAACTTCCTCGGTGCCAGCGACGCCACCGCCGACGGGGTCGCGGCCACCTACCCCGCGCAGACGTACGAACGGTTGGCGGCGGTCAAGCGCAGCTACGACCCGACCAACATCTTCCGCGTGAACCACAACATCGCCCCGGGCCGGGGCGAGTAG
- a CDS encoding ABC transporter ATP-binding protein — protein sequence MIVDALSVRGLSRNFGDLVVLDDVSFTLPAGRIAVVLGPNGSGKTTLLRCVVGADRPDAGEVLVQGRRADETDPQVRALVAAALDDIDFFPDLSVVEHLELVAYAHGGDAEPVEEVLAELGLEPARDQLPVTLSSGQRRRLALASCFVRPRRVLILDEPEQRLDVRGRQWLADRLLRERAAGTAVLLASHDPELIDAVVDERIEIGK from the coding sequence GTGATCGTGGACGCGCTCTCGGTACGGGGACTCAGCCGAAACTTCGGCGACCTGGTCGTGCTCGACGATGTGAGCTTCACGCTCCCGGCGGGCCGGATCGCGGTGGTGCTGGGCCCCAACGGCAGCGGCAAGACCACCCTGCTGCGCTGTGTCGTCGGTGCCGACCGACCGGACGCGGGCGAGGTGCTGGTGCAGGGCCGCCGGGCCGACGAGACCGATCCTCAGGTGCGGGCGCTGGTGGCGGCCGCCCTGGACGACATCGACTTCTTTCCCGACCTGTCCGTGGTCGAGCACCTGGAGTTGGTCGCGTACGCCCACGGGGGTGACGCCGAGCCGGTCGAGGAGGTCCTCGCCGAGCTGGGTCTGGAGCCGGCCCGCGACCAGTTGCCGGTGACGTTGTCCAGCGGACAGCGCCGCCGGTTGGCGCTGGCGTCCTGTTTCGTCCGGCCGCGTCGGGTGCTGATCCTGGACGAGCCCGAGCAGCGGCTGGACGTACGCGGGCGACAGTGGCTCGCCGACCGGCTGCTGCGGGAACGGGCGGCGGGCACGGCCGTGCTGCTGGCCTCGCACGACCCGGAGCTGATCGACGCGGTGGTCGACGAGCGCATCGAGATCGGCAAGTGA
- a CDS encoding PLP-dependent aminotransferase family protein, translating to MGRAKPAASDRSISAGSDFLYLTITDAAPGGRADWLTDRLRQAIAEGRVPVGDRLPPTRVLAADLGVSRGVVTEAYQRLTEEGHIAGRGRAGTVVVAAPAARTPAPATAPAPVATFPPAPGTDIFDAVRAAHSTIDLTPGVPDLTAFPRADWLRAERTVLRRLAAADLGYGDPCGAPVLRRAVAAWLARNRGISVDPVEVIIVAGVSQALGLLAQALTAAGLDRIAVEDPGSLGVRQHLNNWGMSTPPVAVDDAGLRVDELAAGGVPAVMLTPAHQFPTGVVLDGDRRRQLVAWARAGGLIIEDDYDAEHRYDRPPVPALRGLLPEQVCYAGSVSKLLAPALRVGWLLVPPRLREAVVAAKRNADLGNAVLPQLVLAELMTSGAFERHLRLLRRRHIRRRDAMIAALARAVPSATVHGAAAGLHLMITLDDAVVDTELAAATLARGVKVQPLSWHCQRPYRPGLVLGYAARTPTDIEDGVAALAAALSHVQGS from the coding sequence CGCCGCGCCGGGCGGGCGCGCCGACTGGTTGACCGACCGGCTGCGGCAGGCCATCGCCGAGGGCCGGGTGCCGGTCGGTGACCGACTGCCCCCCACCCGCGTGCTCGCCGCCGACCTCGGTGTCTCCCGGGGCGTGGTCACCGAGGCGTACCAGCGCCTGACCGAGGAGGGACACATCGCCGGCCGGGGCCGGGCCGGCACGGTGGTCGTCGCCGCGCCGGCCGCCCGCACACCCGCCCCGGCCACCGCGCCGGCACCGGTCGCGACCTTCCCGCCGGCACCGGGCACCGACATCTTCGACGCGGTACGCGCGGCGCACTCGACCATCGACCTGACGCCCGGCGTACCCGACCTGACCGCCTTTCCCCGCGCGGACTGGCTGCGCGCCGAACGGACCGTGCTGCGCCGCCTCGCCGCGGCCGACCTCGGCTACGGCGACCCCTGTGGCGCGCCCGTGCTGCGCCGCGCCGTGGCCGCCTGGTTGGCCCGCAACCGTGGGATCAGCGTCGACCCCGTCGAGGTGATCATCGTGGCCGGTGTCTCCCAGGCGCTCGGCCTGCTCGCCCAGGCCCTCACCGCTGCCGGTCTCGACCGGATCGCGGTCGAGGACCCGGGCTCCCTCGGTGTGCGGCAGCACCTGAACAACTGGGGGATGAGCACCCCGCCGGTCGCCGTCGACGACGCCGGGCTGCGGGTCGACGAGTTGGCCGCCGGCGGCGTACCGGCCGTGATGCTCACCCCCGCGCACCAGTTCCCGACCGGCGTGGTGCTCGACGGTGACCGCCGCCGCCAGCTCGTCGCCTGGGCGCGGGCCGGCGGTCTAATCATCGAGGACGACTACGACGCCGAGCACCGCTACGACCGTCCCCCGGTGCCGGCGCTGCGTGGCCTGCTGCCCGAGCAGGTCTGCTACGCCGGCAGCGTCTCCAAACTGCTCGCCCCGGCCCTGCGGGTCGGCTGGCTGCTCGTACCCCCGCGGCTGCGCGAGGCGGTGGTGGCCGCCAAGCGCAACGCCGACCTCGGCAACGCCGTGCTACCGCAACTGGTGCTGGCCGAGCTGATGACCTCCGGCGCCTTCGAGCGGCATCTGCGGCTGCTGCGCCGTCGACACATCCGCCGACGCGACGCCATGATCGCCGCGCTGGCCCGTGCGGTGCCCTCGGCGACGGTGCACGGCGCCGCCGCCGGTCTGCACTTGATGATCACGCTCGACGACGCCGTGGTCGACACCGAGCTGGCGGCGGCGACGCTGGCGCGCGGGGTGAAGGTGCAGCCGCTGTCCTGGCACTGCCAGCGCCCCTACCGACCGGGCCTCGTGCTCGGCTACGCGGCCCGTACGCCCACCGACATCGAGGACGGCGTCGCCGCCCTCGCCGCCGCCCTCAGCCATGTGCAGGGTTCCTGA
- a CDS encoding ABC transporter permease subunit yields MSQVRVLGELAVLDDVGPARRGRAYPAAGATSALLLPAAVLLGGLVLWPVLRTMHASVTTDGRWVGAAHFRAALATPGTGAVVGRTVLWALLVPAVVTALGYLLAAASRRSQEGGLVRLILLVPVALPLVVTGVTFRLMYDPDPSRGLATLVATRLTGRSVDDAPQLLGPGLVTVALMSAFVWAWVGLAVLVFRSALDAVPPSLADAVRAYGGGRRHVLWDAQWRPLLLRTTAVVFALVAVGTSRTFDLILVMTPGSVRDEASVLALRIWQTSGGTTTGDGAALGVVWLVAVIGGIIVAALFVRQAWPPPRVEAAPEPAPAAPPRRVFRLLAAGAAIAWLVPLAVLVATSAHGRVDAAARGWWSTTPTVESYRDVVTGTELWRTLSFTLLLATAVTATVLVVALLAAYPLAWLTGPAAQATGLLLLAASVVPIQVIAGPVNEVLGLVLSSGTAQGLALVHIALGVPFAVLVLRNAFADLPVEQVHDARLGGRRWWHTLRRLARHNLSAVVAVGVLEFVQVWNDLVVGRLFGGPGASPLGPFLAEQTRGFVSNSGALAASSVLASVLPVVLVVLSRRHLVAGLVSGGVR; encoded by the coding sequence ATGAGCCAGGTGCGGGTCCTCGGGGAGCTGGCGGTCCTCGACGACGTCGGGCCAGCCCGACGGGGTCGGGCGTATCCGGCGGCGGGGGCGACCTCGGCCCTGCTGCTGCCGGCCGCGGTGCTGCTCGGCGGGCTGGTGCTGTGGCCGGTGCTGCGGACCATGCACGCCAGCGTCACCACCGACGGTCGCTGGGTCGGCGCGGCGCACTTCCGGGCCGCGCTCGCCACCCCGGGCACCGGCGCGGTGGTCGGCCGGACGGTCCTCTGGGCCCTGCTGGTGCCGGCGGTGGTGACGGCACTGGGCTACCTGCTCGCCGCCGCGTCGCGCCGCTCCCAGGAGGGCGGCCTGGTCCGGTTGATCCTCCTGGTGCCGGTGGCGTTGCCGCTGGTCGTCACCGGGGTCACCTTCCGGCTGATGTACGACCCGGACCCGAGCCGGGGGTTGGCCACCCTGGTCGCGACCCGATTGACCGGCCGGTCGGTCGACGACGCGCCGCAGCTGCTCGGGCCGGGGCTGGTCACCGTCGCGCTGATGTCGGCGTTCGTCTGGGCCTGGGTCGGGTTGGCGGTGCTGGTCTTCCGGTCCGCGCTGGACGCGGTGCCGCCGAGTCTCGCCGACGCGGTCCGTGCCTACGGCGGCGGGCGTCGCCATGTGCTGTGGGACGCCCAGTGGCGGCCCCTGCTGCTGCGCACGACGGCGGTGGTCTTCGCGTTGGTGGCGGTCGGCACCAGCCGCACGTTCGACCTCATCCTGGTGATGACCCCCGGTTCGGTCCGCGACGAGGCCTCGGTGCTCGCGCTGCGGATCTGGCAGACGTCCGGGGGCACCACCACCGGCGACGGCGCGGCGCTCGGCGTGGTGTGGCTGGTGGCGGTGATCGGCGGGATCATCGTGGCCGCGCTCTTCGTCCGGCAGGCGTGGCCGCCGCCGCGCGTCGAGGCGGCACCGGAGCCCGCTCCGGCGGCCCCGCCCCGGCGGGTGTTCCGACTGCTCGCGGCGGGTGCCGCGATCGCCTGGCTGGTGCCGCTGGCGGTGCTGGTCGCCACGTCGGCGCACGGCCGGGTGGACGCCGCCGCGCGCGGCTGGTGGTCGACGACGCCGACTGTCGAGTCGTACCGCGACGTGGTCACCGGCACCGAGCTGTGGCGCACGTTGAGCTTCACCCTGCTGTTGGCCACCGCGGTGACCGCCACGGTGCTGGTGGTCGCGCTGCTGGCCGCGTACCCGCTGGCCTGGTTGACCGGGCCGGCCGCGCAGGCCACCGGCCTGCTGCTGCTGGCGGCCAGCGTGGTGCCGATCCAGGTCATCGCCGGGCCGGTCAACGAGGTGCTGGGCCTGGTGCTCTCGTCCGGCACGGCGCAGGGCCTGGCCCTGGTGCACATCGCGCTGGGCGTGCCGTTCGCGGTGCTGGTGCTGCGCAACGCGTTCGCCGACCTGCCGGTCGAGCAGGTCCACGACGCCCGGCTGGGCGGGCGCCGGTGGTGGCACACCCTGCGCCGGTTGGCCCGGCACAACCTGTCGGCGGTGGTGGCGGTCGGCGTACTGGAGTTCGTCCAGGTCTGGAACGACCTGGTGGTGGGTCGGCTGTTCGGTGGGCCGGGGGCGTCGCCGCTCGGGCCGTTCCTGGCCGAGCAGACCCGCGGCTTCGTGAGCAACAGTGGCGCGTTGGCGGCCAGCTCGGTGCTCGCCTCGGTGCTGCCGGTGGTGCTCGTGGTCCTCTCCCGGCGGCACCTCGTCGCCGGGCTGGTCTCCGGAGGCGTGCGGTGA